The nucleotide sequence CCGCTTGGCCAGGTCGATGTGCCAGGCGAACGCCTCGCGCTGCACGTCGGGCTCGGCGCAGCCGTCGAGGCGGCCGGGCCAGTACAGGTCCATGCCGGTCTCGCCGACGGCCACCACCCTCGGATGGGCCGCCAGTTCCTCGATCTCCGCGCGGGCGGGGGCTGTGAGCGCGCCCGCGCGGGTCGGATGCAACGCCACGGCCGCGTACACCCGCCGATCCCATTCGGCGGCGCGGGTGACCCAGCGCGCCGAGTTCAGATCGTCGGCGATGGTGACCGCCGCGCCCACACCGACCGCCTCGGCGCGATCGAGGATCGCGGCGACGTCGTCGGCGTCCCTGGCACCGCACGCATCGAGGTGGGTGTGGGCGTCGATCAAGGGCGCCAGCGGCTCCGGCGCGGGCGGGGCTTCTCGTCGGTTGGAGCTCACGCGCACACAATAAAGTGGTCTCTCGATGAAGCCCTACTACGTCACCACCGCGATCACGTACCCGAATGGGGACCCGCACGTCGGGCACGCCTACGAGTACATCGCCACCGACGCGATCGCCCGGTTCAAGCGGCTCGACGGCTTCGACGTCCGCTTCCTGACGGGCACCGACGAACACGGCCTCAAGATGGTCGAGACGGCGGCAGCCGAAGGCATCCCGACCGCCGAGCTGGCTCGGCGCAATTCGGATGTGTTTCAGCGGCTGCAGGAGAAGCTGAACATCTCCTTCGACCGGTTCATCCGGACCACCGACGCCGACCATCACGAGGCGTCCAAGGACATCTGGCGGCGGATGTCCGACGCCGGCGATATTTACCTCGACTCCTACTCCGGCTGGTACTCGGTGCGCGACGAGCGGTTTTTCGTCGAATCCGAGACCGCGATGGTGGACGGGACCCGGATCGCCGTCGAGACGGGCACCCCGGTGACCTGGACCGAGGAGCAGACCTACTTCTTCCGGCTGTCGGCGTATGCCGACAAGCTGCTCGCCCACTACGAGGCCAACCCGGATTTCATCGCTCCCGAGGTGCGGCGCAACGAGGTCGTCAGCTTCGTCTCGGGCGGCCTGCGCGACCTGTCCATCTCGCGCACCTCGTTCGACTGGGGCGTGCAGGTTCCCGAGCATCCCGATCACGTCATGTACGTCTGGGTCGATGCGCTGACGAACTATCTGACCGGGGTCGG is from Mycobacterium conspicuum and encodes:
- a CDS encoding TatD family hydrolase gives rise to the protein MRVSSNRREAPPAPEPLAPLIDAHTHLDACGARDADDVAAILDRAEAVGVGAAVTIADDLNSARWVTRAAEWDRRVYAAVALHPTRAGALTAPARAEIEELAAHPRVVAVGETGMDLYWPGRLDGCAEPDVQREAFAWHIDLAKRVGKPLMIHNREADAEVLDVLRAEGAPDTVIFHCFSSDSAMARRCIDAGWFLSLSGTASFRNAHALREAVPLIPIEQLLVETDAPFLTPHPYRGMANEPYCLPYTVRAVAELLVVSPEELARSTTSNARQVYGLGPG